From a region of the Deinococcus terrestris genome:
- a CDS encoding glycosyltransferase — translation MPEVTGPEFTVVIPARNEAASLPLTLRALHRQTLAPREIIVVDHASQDGTAAVARAWGARVVTCREPGIGRVRQTGLDAAQTEWVATTDADSLPVPGWLAALAGAAPGRVALYGPLRFCGVSPALAAASEVGYTAFLRACDLAGRPNLAGANMAYSRGAALLAGGYPDVEALEDVRLGLALARLGEVAYVPGAGVETSARRLSGGVGPFLWRHLLNLSGHTRGYFGP, via the coding sequence GTGCCAGAGGTCACCGGGCCGGAGTTCACGGTCGTCATTCCCGCACGCAACGAGGCGGCTTCCTTGCCGCTGACCCTGCGTGCCCTGCACCGCCAGACGCTGGCCCCACGGGAGATCATCGTGGTGGACCACGCCAGTCAGGACGGCACGGCGGCGGTCGCGCGGGCCTGGGGAGCGCGGGTGGTGACGTGCCGCGAGCCCGGTATCGGCCGCGTTCGGCAGACGGGACTGGACGCCGCCCAGACCGAGTGGGTCGCCACCACCGACGCCGACTCGCTGCCCGTGCCAGGCTGGCTGGCCGCGCTCGCGGGGGCCGCGCCGGGCCGGGTGGCCCTCTACGGCCCGCTGCGCTTCTGCGGGGTTTCGCCCGCGCTCGCGGCGGCGTCGGAGGTAGGGTACACGGCTTTCCTGCGGGCCTGCGACCTCGCCGGGCGGCCCAACCTCGCCGGGGCGAACATGGCGTACTCGCGGGGGGCGGCGCTGCTGGCCGGGGGCTACCCGGACGTGGAAGCGCTGGAGGACGTGCGGCTCGGCCTCGCGCTGGCCCGGCTGGGCGAGGTGGCCTACGTGCCCGGCGCCGGGGTGGAGACGAGTGCCCGGCGCCTCTCGGGGGGCGTCGGCCCCTTTCTGTGGCGGCACCTCCTCAACCTCAGCGGTCATACACGAGGGTATTTCGGACCGTGA
- a CDS encoding YkoP family protein: protein MRPSPSPLRRALLRAGAGGALAGGDPGAPHLGLVVPVRTPDELAAVVDTGIRVTLLISPALARLAPEVVRAAAKLGHEIAGLGAPEGIAALEVAAGRPVTLWSAKAPPASPARLAALGLTPLPLPLPTPEPGGTWQLPPADLAAEVPRLRALGYRPGPVGELPGLRRARGRDLGLHLYRRAVDDRFARAHRVRALTERADGVLRVSRQPAPPELGWPTGAAVAELHVHSPRLVGLSARSPLTAYRAFARSLRDVAAVLRDDPEFSEVAGVVAVTLFHEPLAAQGFQTQRLPPLRARLYGLGFRLMRRVYGTAVPTSEPEPRLAWMERAAFLARHG from the coding sequence ATGCGCCCTTCGCCCTCGCCCCTACGACGCGCCCTGCTGCGGGCCGGGGCCGGGGGAGCGCTGGCGGGCGGCGACCCCGGTGCGCCCCACCTCGGGCTGGTCGTGCCTGTGCGGACGCCGGACGAGTTGGCAGCAGTGGTGGACACGGGCATCCGGGTCACCCTGCTGATTTCCCCCGCTCTGGCCCGCCTCGCTCCCGAAGTCGTCCGCGCCGCCGCCAAGCTGGGGCACGAGATCGCTGGCTTGGGCGCACCGGAGGGCATCGCCGCGCTGGAGGTCGCCGCCGGGCGGCCGGTCACCCTCTGGAGCGCCAAGGCGCCGCCCGCCTCACCCGCCCGACTTGCTGCGCTCGGTTTGACGCCCCTCCCCCTTCCCCTCCCCACCCCGGAACCCGGCGGCACGTGGCAGCTTCCCCCCGCCGACCTCGCGGCCGAGGTGCCCCGGTTGCGGGCGCTGGGGTACCGGCCCGGTCCGGTGGGCGAGCTACCGGGGCTGCGGCGGGCGCGGGGACGGGACCTGGGGCTGCACCTCTACCGCCGGGCGGTGGACGACCGCTTCGCGCGGGCGCACCGGGTCCGGGCACTGACCGAGCGGGCCGACGGGGTGCTGCGCGTGAGCCGCCAGCCCGCCCCGCCCGAGTTGGGGTGGCCGACCGGCGCGGCAGTGGCCGAGCTGCACGTCCATTCGCCGCGCCTCGTGGGGCTGAGTGCCCGCAGTCCGCTGACCGCCTACCGCGCCTTTGCCCGCTCGCTGCGTGACGTGGCGGCGGTGCTGCGCGACGATCCCGAGTTTTCAGAAGTCGCCGGGGTCGTCGCCGTCACCCTCTTTCACGAGCCGCTGGCGGCCCAGGGCTTCCAGACCCAGCGCCTCCCCCCGCTGCGGGCGCGGCTCTACGGCCTGGGCTTCCGGCTGATGCGCCGGGTGTACGGCACGGCGGTTCCCACCTCCGAACCGGAGCCGAGGCTCGCGTGGATGGAGCGAGCGGCGTTTCTGGCGCGGCACGGGTGA
- a CDS encoding glycosyltransferase family 4 protein, translating into MRPLRIGLFTDTFLPDQNGIVTSVGLLSDELRARGHHVEVVAPFFPEAQDTRPDVRRAASVRYLFLPTYRLAWPTRRDFSQCYDLVHTHTPLTLGLAGARLARKWGVPHVATYHTHVEAYTHYVPGLTALQRQTRVVTRVMGRYYRRADAVIMPTAGMLDVTREMGVRNPVVIPTAVDPEVLRGAPPTRNPWPAGRRRLLTVGRLAREKRFDLVLEALAGLPDAHLVVLGEGPERGRLEEHAERRGVADRVSFLGVRPWTEIGAYYRLAELFLFASDTETQGLVLQEAQLMGVPVVAVGARGTLSGVAAGRSGYLVAPGDVEALTRHAAAILGDPALWARLSRGARRHGATWTPGGVAERVLDVYSGVLGMPQEVAFAEAASPLTVRNTLVYDR; encoded by the coding sequence ATGAGACCGCTGCGCATCGGGCTGTTTACCGACACCTTCCTTCCTGACCAGAACGGCATCGTGACGAGCGTGGGGCTGCTCAGCGACGAGCTGCGGGCGCGGGGGCATCACGTGGAGGTGGTGGCCCCCTTCTTCCCGGAAGCCCAGGACACCCGCCCAGATGTGCGGCGGGCGGCCAGTGTGCGCTACCTCTTCCTGCCGACCTACCGGCTGGCGTGGCCCACCCGGCGCGACTTCTCCCAGTGCTATGACCTCGTGCACACGCACACGCCCCTGACCCTGGGGCTGGCCGGAGCGCGGCTGGCCCGCAAGTGGGGGGTGCCGCACGTGGCGACGTACCACACCCACGTCGAGGCCTATACCCATTACGTGCCGGGCCTGACCGCCCTGCAACGCCAGACCCGCGTGGTGACCCGCGTGATGGGCCGCTATTACCGCCGCGCCGACGCGGTCATCATGCCGACCGCCGGAATGCTGGACGTGACCCGTGAGATGGGGGTCCGCAACCCGGTCGTTATCCCGACCGCCGTGGACCCGGAGGTGTTGCGGGGCGCCCCGCCCACCCGGAATCCCTGGCCCGCCGGACGGCGTCGGCTCCTCACCGTGGGGCGACTGGCCCGCGAGAAGCGCTTTGACCTCGTGCTGGAAGCGCTGGCCGGGCTGCCCGACGCGCACCTCGTGGTGCTGGGAGAGGGGCCGGAACGCGGGCGGCTGGAGGAGCACGCGGAACGCCGGGGGGTGGCCGACCGGGTGAGCTTCCTGGGGGTGCGGCCCTGGACCGAGATCGGGGCGTACTACCGGCTGGCCGAGCTGTTCCTCTTTGCCAGCGACACCGAGACGCAGGGGCTGGTGTTGCAGGAGGCCCAACTGATGGGCGTGCCCGTCGTGGCGGTGGGCGCACGCGGCACGCTGAGCGGGGTGGCGGCGGGTCGCAGCGGGTACCTCGTGGCGCCGGGAGACGTGGAGGCCCTGACCCGGCACGCGGCGGCGATCCTGGGGGACCCGGCGCTGTGGGCGCGGCTCTCGCGCGGGGCGCGGCGGCACGGGGCCACCTGGACGCCGGGGGGCGTGGCCGAGCGGGTGCTGGACGTGTATTCCGGCGTGCTGGGCATGCCGCAGGAGGTGGCGTTCGCGGAGGCGGCGTCCCCCCTCACGGTCCGAAATACCCTCGTGTATGACCGCTGA
- a CDS encoding polysaccharide deacetylase family protein, whose translation MRGWRWAALAGMGAVLAAEVGGRAAGWGALGPGDRARPRVALTFDDGPSERTPELLAVLARHAAAATFFVTAPAAGGWPGHLTALRTAGHGLEAHGRWHVHALLLPPWREWAQVRWHPRAGEPGPHLYRPPYGGHGPLTRLLARLAGREVALWDVEGRDWAGEDAASLAAGVLDRVRPGSVILLHDGPTVTPALLDALLVGLAGQDLQPVLLRDLPPRHIGWREGWRRLAASYGR comes from the coding sequence ATGAGAGGGTGGAGGTGGGCGGCCCTCGCCGGGATGGGCGCCGTCCTCGCCGCCGAGGTGGGGGGACGCGCCGCCGGGTGGGGGGCGCTGGGACCGGGAGACCGCGCCCGTCCGAGGGTGGCCCTCACCTTTGATGATGGCCCTAGCGAACGGACCCCCGAGCTGCTGGCGGTGCTGGCCCGACACGCGGCCGCCGCGACTTTCTTCGTGACCGCGCCCGCCGCTGGGGGCTGGCCGGGGCATCTGACCGCCCTTCGCACCGCCGGGCATGGGCTGGAAGCGCACGGGCGCTGGCATGTCCACGCCCTGCTGCTGCCCCCGTGGCGCGAGTGGGCACAGGTGCGCTGGCATCCCCGCGCGGGGGAGCCGGGGCCGCACCTCTACCGCCCGCCTTACGGGGGGCACGGCCCGCTGACCCGCCTGCTGGCCCGCCTCGCCGGGCGCGAGGTGGCCCTCTGGGACGTGGAGGGCCGCGACTGGGCGGGGGAGGACGCGGCGAGCCTCGCTGCGGGCGTCCTCGACCGCGTCCGGCCCGGCAGCGTGATCCTGCTGCACGACGGGCCAACGGTGACCCCGGCCCTGCTGGACGCGCTGCTCGTGGGATTGGCCGGGCAGGACCTTCAGCCCGTCCTCCTGCGCGATCTGCCGCCGCGTCACATCGGGTGGCGAGAGGGGTGGCGGCGCCTCGCGGCGAGTTACGGCCGCTGA